One Thiohalobacter sp. DNA window includes the following coding sequences:
- a CDS encoding dienelactone hydrolase family protein yields MRWTALVLCLFATAALATVQGARVDYTLGGQHFTGWLAWDDAIEGRRPGVLVVHEWWGHNAYARRRAEMLAQAGYTAFALDMYGDGRTADHPDDAKRFMQAVLADMPAAERRFRAARALLAQHPTVDPERIAAIGYCFGGGIVLHMARVGEDLDGVVSFHGSLGTDLPARPGAVKARLLVFTGGADPFAPPELVRAFEEEMRAAGARLELHVYPDVKHSFTNPEADAFAARFGMPLAYDRAADRDSWQRTLGFLEEIFAR; encoded by the coding sequence ATGCGCTGGACAGCACTCGTTCTCTGCCTGTTTGCAACTGCGGCGCTGGCCACGGTGCAGGGCGCGCGCGTCGACTACACCCTGGGCGGCCAGCATTTCACCGGCTGGCTGGCCTGGGACGATGCCATCGAGGGCAGGCGCCCGGGGGTACTGGTGGTGCACGAGTGGTGGGGGCACAACGCCTATGCCCGGCGCCGCGCCGAGATGCTGGCGCAGGCCGGCTACACCGCCTTTGCACTCGACATGTATGGCGACGGCCGCACCGCCGATCACCCCGACGATGCGAAGCGCTTCATGCAGGCGGTGCTGGCCGACATGCCGGCGGCGGAACGCCGTTTCCGCGCTGCCCGTGCCCTGCTCGCGCAGCACCCCACCGTCGATCCCGAACGCATCGCTGCCATCGGCTACTGCTTCGGCGGCGGCATCGTGCTGCACATGGCGCGCGTCGGCGAGGACCTCGATGGCGTGGTCAGCTTCCACGGCTCACTGGGCACGGACCTTCCGGCCCGGCCCGGGGCGGTGAAGGCCCGGTTGCTGGTGTTTACCGGCGGCGCCGATCCCTTCGCACCGCCCGAGCTGGTGCGGGCCTTCGAGGAGGAGATGCGTGCCGCCGGTGCCCGTCTCGAGCTGCACGTCTATCCGGACGTGAAGCACAGCTTCACCAATCCCGAGGCCGATGCCTTCGCCGCGCGCTTCGGTATGCCGCTGGCCTACGATCGTGCCGCCGACCGGGATTCCTGGCAGCGCACGCTGGGGTTCCTGGAGGAAATCTTCGCCCGCTGA
- a CDS encoding nitrite reductase produces MRRTALAAALAALTLTGGVMAAEKSTGHPGTKPGEMRYMGPPSAMTPKAEEVAKGPTPPPITAAEKQRATQIYFERCAGCHGVLRKGATGKPLTPDITLKRGTEYLKAFINFGSPAGMPNWGTSGDLTEAEVDLMARFLQHEPPQPPEYSLADMKATWKVLVPPEKRPKKQMNNLNLKNLFSVTLRDAGQVALIDGDSKKIVTTIDTGYAVHISRLSASGRYLFVIGRDAKVDMIDLWAKAPTKVAEIKVGMEARSVETSKFKGWEDKYAIAGTYWPPQFVIMDGDTLEPLKIVATRGMTVDTQEYHPEPRVAAIVASHEHPEFIVNVKETGKVLMVNYEDLDNLKITSIDAARFLHDGGWDVTHRYFLTAANKSNKIAVIDSKTDKLVKLIEVGKIPHPGRGANFNDPKYGPVWATSHLGDETIAVIGTDPKGHKQHAWKVVRTLKGQGGGSLFIKTHPKSRHLYVDTALNPDPKISQSVAVFDIRNLDAGFKVLPIAEWAGLGEGPKRVVQPEYNEAGDEVWFSVWNGKTEESAIVVLDDKTLKLKKVIKDKRLVTPTGKFNVYNTMHDIY; encoded by the coding sequence ATGCGCCGCACGGCACTGGCCGCAGCGCTGGCGGCATTGACCCTCACCGGCGGCGTCATGGCCGCCGAGAAATCCACCGGACACCCGGGCACCAAGCCCGGCGAGATGCGCTACATGGGCCCGCCCTCGGCGATGACGCCGAAAGCAGAAGAAGTGGCCAAGGGCCCGACACCACCACCCATCACCGCCGCCGAGAAGCAGCGGGCGACCCAGATCTACTTCGAGCGCTGTGCCGGCTGCCACGGCGTGCTGCGCAAGGGCGCCACCGGCAAGCCGCTGACACCCGACATCACGCTCAAGCGCGGTACTGAATACCTCAAGGCCTTCATTAACTTCGGTTCCCCGGCCGGCATGCCCAACTGGGGCACCTCGGGTGATCTGACCGAGGCCGAAGTCGACCTGATGGCCCGTTTTCTCCAGCACGAGCCACCGCAACCGCCGGAATACAGCCTCGCGGACATGAAGGCCACCTGGAAGGTACTGGTGCCGCCGGAGAAACGCCCGAAGAAGCAGATGAACAACCTGAACCTGAAGAACCTGTTCTCGGTCACCCTGCGTGATGCCGGACAGGTGGCACTGATCGACGGCGACAGCAAGAAGATCGTGACCACCATAGACACCGGCTATGCGGTACACATCTCCCGACTGTCCGCCTCAGGCCGCTACCTGTTCGTCATCGGCCGTGACGCCAAGGTGGACATGATCGACCTCTGGGCGAAGGCCCCGACCAAGGTCGCCGAGATCAAGGTCGGCATGGAGGCGCGTTCGGTCGAGACCTCCAAGTTCAAGGGCTGGGAGGACAAGTACGCCATTGCCGGCACCTATTGGCCGCCGCAGTTCGTGATCATGGACGGCGACACCCTGGAGCCGCTGAAGATCGTCGCCACCCGCGGCATGACGGTGGACACCCAGGAATATCATCCGGAGCCGCGCGTCGCGGCCATCGTGGCGTCGCACGAGCATCCGGAGTTCATCGTCAACGTCAAGGAGACGGGCAAGGTGCTGATGGTGAACTACGAGGATCTCGACAACCTCAAGATCACCAGCATCGACGCCGCGCGCTTCCTGCATGACGGCGGCTGGGATGTCACCCACCGCTACTTCCTGACGGCAGCGAACAAGTCCAACAAGATTGCGGTGATCGACTCCAAGACCGACAAGCTGGTGAAACTCATCGAGGTGGGCAAGATCCCGCACCCCGGACGTGGCGCCAACTTCAACGATCCCAAGTACGGGCCGGTGTGGGCCACCAGCCATCTGGGTGACGAGACCATCGCGGTCATCGGCACCGACCCGAAGGGCCACAAGCAGCATGCCTGGAAGGTGGTGCGCACGCTGAAGGGTCAGGGCGGCGGCTCGCTGTTCATCAAGACCCATCCGAAATCCCGGCATCTGTATGTCGACACGGCGCTGAATCCCGATCCCAAGATCAGCCAGTCGGTCGCCGTATTCGACATCAGGAACCTGGATGCCGGCTTCAAGGTCCTGCCGATTGCCGAATGGGCCGGGCTTGGCGAGGGACCCAAGCGCGTGGTGCAACCCGAGTACAACGAGGCCGGTGACGAGGTCTGGTTCTCCGTCTGGAACGGCAAGACCGAGGAATCCGCCATCGTGGTGCTCGACGACAAGACCCTGAAGCTCAAGAAGGTCATCAAGGACAAGCGCCTGGTGACCCCGACCGGCAAGTTCAACGTCTACAACACCATGCACGACATCTACTGA
- the cobA gene encoding uroporphyrinogen-III C-methyltransferase codes for MRVYLVGAGPGDPDLLTVKALRLLQTADVVVYDRLVSPEILSLVPTGVTRIAVGKMPGHHCVPQENINELLASLAAPGRVVVRLKGGDPYIFGRGSEEALYLLRRGVGFEVVPGITAAAACSAYAGIPLTHRGLARGVRFVTGHFKDNETLALDWDGLADPETTLVVYMGLAHARQIGERLIAAGLPADTPAAAVQEGTTPRQRRVVSTLGELAAAAEAAGLSSPVILVIGRVVELADALNWFGSDPVSALPKVSHRAVH; via the coding sequence ATGAGGGTGTATCTGGTCGGCGCCGGCCCCGGGGATCCCGACCTGCTGACGGTCAAGGCCCTGAGGTTGCTGCAGACGGCAGACGTGGTGGTCTATGACCGCCTGGTCTCGCCGGAGATCCTTTCCCTGGTTCCCACCGGCGTGACGCGCATTGCCGTGGGCAAGATGCCCGGGCATCACTGCGTCCCGCAGGAGAACATCAACGAACTGCTCGCCAGCCTGGCGGCGCCCGGCCGCGTCGTGGTACGGCTGAAGGGCGGCGACCCCTACATCTTCGGCCGTGGCAGCGAGGAGGCTCTGTACCTGTTGCGCCGCGGGGTCGGCTTCGAGGTGGTCCCGGGCATCACGGCCGCAGCCGCCTGCTCGGCCTACGCCGGCATCCCGCTCACCCATCGCGGACTGGCGCGCGGGGTGCGTTTCGTCACCGGTCACTTCAAGGACAACGAGACGCTGGCACTGGACTGGGACGGCCTGGCCGATCCCGAAACCACCTTGGTCGTCTACATGGGACTGGCCCATGCCCGGCAGATCGGCGAACGCCTGATCGCCGCAGGCCTGCCCGCCGACACACCGGCCGCTGCCGTGCAGGAGGGCACCACGCCCCGGCAGCGTCGCGTGGTCTCCACCCTCGGGGAACTGGCCGCGGCGGCCGAGGCCGCCGGGCTCTCTTCGCCCGTCATCCTCGTCATCGGGCGTGTGGTCGAACTGGCCGACGCGCTCAACTGGTTTGGGTCGGACCCGGTGTCCGCTCTGCCCAAGGTGTCGCACCGTGCGGTTCACTAG
- a CDS encoding c-type cytochrome, with the protein MRFTSATLLLVIPLTAFPAPDAARQAALRTLVAQDCGSCHGLTLKGGLGPALTPDALAGKPDTLLLSTVLDGRPGTAMPPWRPFLSEAEARWIIDQLRAGEIRP; encoded by the coding sequence GTGCGGTTCACTAGCGCTACCCTGCTGCTCGTCATCCCCCTGACCGCGTTTCCTGCTCCGGACGCGGCCCGGCAGGCGGCGCTGCGCACCCTCGTCGCACAGGACTGCGGCTCCTGTCACGGGCTCACCCTCAAGGGTGGCCTGGGTCCGGCCCTCACCCCCGACGCCCTGGCAGGCAAGCCCGATACGCTGCTGCTGAGCACGGTGCTCGACGGCCGGCCCGGCACGGCCATGCCGCCCTGGCGGCCCTTCCTCAGCGAGGCCGAGGCCCGCTGGATCATCGACCAGCTCCGTGCCGGGGAGATCCGGCCATGA